CACGTGACACGTGACACGTGACACGTGACACGACAAGGCTCCAGCCCCCGACCACCCACGTCAACTCCTTTCGCGCCCTTCGCGAAATTTGCGTAATCTGCGGTAAAAACCTAGTGGAACCCTAGCCCCACCCCAGGCCCACGCCCCAACGCCAGCGCCCCCTTCAGACGAACCCCAACTCAAACGCCTTCAACACCGCCCGGGTACGATCCCTCACCCCCAGCTTGGACAGGATGTTGGACACGTGATTTTTCACCGTCCCTTCCGCCACGCCCAGCGAGTTGGCGATCTCCTTGTTTGAATAGCCGCCGGCCATCAGCCGCAGGATCTCGGTCTCGCGATCGGTGAGCGGGTCCGGGCGGTCGAGGGCGGAGAAATCGGTCTGCATGTTTTCCAGCCCCTTGAGCAGGCGCTGGGTGACGGCCGGTTTGACGATGGAGCCGCCCTGGGAGACGGTGCGGATGGCGTCGACCAGTTCGGCCAGGGACACGTCTTTGAGCAGGAAGCCCTTGGCGCCGTTCTGGATGCCGGCCAGCACCAGTTCGTCGTCGTCGAAGGTGGTCAGGATGATGGTGGGCGGCAGTGTGCCGGCCTCGTTGAGCGTGCGCAGCACGTCGACGCCGGACAGGCCCGGCATGCGCATGTCCAGCAGCACCACGTCGGGGCCGATCTCCGGGATCATGCGGATGGCCTCCTTGCCGTCGGGGGCCTCGGCGATCACCTCGATCTCCTCGGACAGTTCCAGCAGGCTGCGGACGCCCTTGCGCACCAGGTTCTGGTCGTCGACCAGCATGACCTTGATCATTGTTGTTATCCCTCCATGGGCAACCAGGCGTGCAGTGTGAAGCCCGCACCCCGTGCCGATTCGATTTCAAGTTTACCGCCCAGCGCCAGCAGGCGCTCGGACATGCCTTTCAGGCCGTTGCCGCGCTCCAGCCGCGAGGTGCCGCGGCCGTCGTCGCGGGCGCTCATCGCCAGGCCGTCGCTGGACGTGGACAGGCGGATCCACAGGTTGCGGGCGCGGGCGTGGCGGACGCTGTTGGTGATGATTTCCTGCACGCAACGCAGCAGCACCTGGGCGCGCTGCGGGTCCACCTGCACGGTCGACGACGGCAGGTCCAGGTGGATGCGTGGCTTGGGCACGCCCTCGACCAGGGTGCGCAGTGCGTCAGCCAGGTCGACCTGGTCGGACTGGCGCATGTCGCTGACCACTTCGCGGACGTCGGCCAGCAGCAGCTTGGCCAGCGAATGGGCCTGCTGTACGTGTTCCAGGGCCTTGCCCTCGACCAGGTGGGTGACCACCTCCAGGTTCAGGGTCAGCGCGGTCAGGTGATGGCCCACCAGGTCGTGCAGCTCGCGCGAGATGCGCACGCGCTCGGCGATGCGGGTGTTCTGCGCCAGCAGCGCCTGGGTGGCCATCAGCTCGTGGTTGACCTTGCGCAGTTCGTCGCGGGACTGGCCCTGGCGCACCGAGGCGACCGAGCCGATAAAAATGAACAGTGACACGGCCAAAAAGACGGCCGCGTTGATGGCGGCATCGGCGAACGGCAGCTGCGGCATCAGTGCCAGCACCCAGGCCAGCACCACGTTCTGGCCCACCAGCCAGATGGCCGCAGGCACCGGCGCCAGCAGCCAGGGCAGCAGGCCCGCCACCACCAGCAGCATGACGCCGCCGATGGACGTGACGCTGATCCAGCTGGCGCCGAAGGCCAGCGCCGTGAGTGTCACCAGGCAGGCCAGGCGCATGGGCAGCGCGGGCCGTGCCGGCAGCTGGCGCAGGTAGCGCCAGTACACACCGCCAAAGACCAGGTACATCGCCCACCAGGCCAGGTAGTGACTGAGTGGCAGCGGGTCCTCGTACAGCAGGCCGGGCATCAGCAGCGGCATGCCGGCGCAGAACCAGATAAACAGCCCGGCGTAGCGGAGCAGTTCGATGGGGCGGTGTTCTCGCTTGAAAAACGACATGGAGCGGCGTGGCTGGCCTTGCGCGAGCGGGTTCACCGCGCATAATAGCCCAGTCCCCGCCCCGGTCCACCTGCGAATGGTCATGATTCCTACACCCGCACCTGCGGACACCGCCAACGGCGATGATGTCCTGCGCCTGGCCGACGCCGACAACGCGGCGCTGGCGGCGCTGCTGGCGCGCTACGGCCTGGCGCTGGAGCGGGTGGCGGCGGATGCCGACATCCCGGGCAGTTTCTGGGGCGACGAGGAAGCCGGCCTGGTCGGCGCACGGCTGCTGGCGCGACCGGACACGCCGGTGCACTCGGTGCTGCACGAGAGCGGCCACTTCGTCTGCATGGACGGCGCCCGTCGTGACGGCCTGGATACCGACGCCGGCGGCGACTACGACGAGGAAAACGCCGTCTGCTACCTGCAAATCCTGCTGGCCGGCGAACTGGCGGACATGGGCCGGGCGCGCATGTTCCGCGACATGGACGCCTGGGGCTACAGTTTCCGCCTGGGTTCGGCCCGGGCCTGGTTCGAAAACGACGCCGAGGACGCCCGCGAATGGCTGCGCCGCCATCGGCTGGTCAACGACGACGACACCCCGAGCTGGCGACTGCGGCCCTGAACGGGCCGCCGCCGCTCGCTCACCTTACTCCGGCTTACGGAATTTCAGCGTCATGCGGTTGGACTCGCCAATCGCCTGCATGGCCGCGCGTGCCTCCGGGTCTTCGCCGGTGCCGTTGAATGACGGTGGCAGGCGCCAGACGATATCCGTCTCGCCGGGCTGGTCGGCCGGGTTCTGGTTGATGTCCGATTCGGCGACGAACTCAAAGCCGGCCTGCTCGAACAGGGCGATGACATCGGCCTTCTTCAGGTAGCCGTGGCTGCCATCGGCGAATTCGTCCGAGCGCTCGGGCCTCGCCTCGTGCTGGACCACGCCGACGATGCCGCCGGGCTTGAGCACGGCCAGGGTGTCGGCCAGCGCCGCATCCAGGAAGCCGCCCTGGTCCTGGAAGCGCTGCATGTTGTGCAGCGCACGGATCATCAGCACGGCATCGGCGCTGCCGGCCATGTCATCGGGCAGGCTGCCCAGTTCGAAGGCCTGGACCGCGGCACCGTCATCGACCCAGTCCCCGGCCTCTTCCGGCCAGTCATCGACCCAGGTCGACATGGTGGCAATGAAGGCGTCATCGAAAAAGCCGAACAGCGGCCAGATATCCTGGTCGTAATTGGCACCCACCAGCGTGCCGTCGGGGCCCAGGTAGGGCACCAGGATCTTGCTGTACCAGCCGCCGCCGGGCAATGCCTCGACCACGGTCATGCCGGGCTCAATGCCAAAGAACGCCAGCGTTTCCGCCGGGTGGCGATAGACATAGCGCGCCTGCACGTCCTCGGGCTGGGCCGCCAGCACCGTATCCAGCCGGTCATTGCCGGCCCATGCCGCGTTGGCGGACAGCATGACGATGGCACCGGCGAACGCCGGCAGTACCCGGTTTCGGGCAGAAGCAAAAAACCTGTTCATGAACGCACCTCGTTTCCTGTCAACCGCCGGCGCCGCGCGCCGGTGTTCCCAGTATAGGTGCTGCGTCAGGGGTTGGTGGACGGGTCCGTGGCCGAGTCGGTGGCCGGGTCGTTGGGCGGGTCCGTGGCCGGCTCCGTAGCCGGCGGCGCTTTGTCCGGCTCGGTGGCCGGTTCGATGGCTGGCGCAGCGGCCGGCGGCGTGGTGGCCTGGCCGCGGACGAACCAGCCCAGCTGCCAGCCGGCGATTGCGGCGGCGGCCGCGGCCAGCAGCGCGGCCAGCACCCAGGGCCAGGGCGAGCGGCGCGGGCGCACCGCGTCTTCAGTCAGCACGCGGTCGGGCCGCAGGCCGGGGGCCTGGACCATGAAGCGGCAGGTGGCCACGCGGATCTCGTCACCGCCTACCAGCTGGGCGCTGTCGACGGTCTCGCCGTTGACCTGTACCTCGGCATCGCCATGCCGCGCCAGCGTGATGCGGCCGTCGGCAAAGCTGATCTCGGCGGCCAGTTCGCCCACCGGCGGAATGCCGCCGTTGACACCGATGCGTACCGGCTCGTCCAGGTCGAACTTGCGATTGATCACCGCGCCTGCGGTGCCCTTGAGTCGGTACAGGCTCATGTCCTCTCCATCAGCACGATGGCCG
This genomic stretch from Marinihelvus fidelis harbors:
- a CDS encoding response regulator; amino-acid sequence: MIKVMLVDDQNLVRKGVRSLLELSEEIEVIAEAPDGKEAIRMIPEIGPDVVLLDMRMPGLSGVDVLRTLNEAGTLPPTIILTTFDDDELVLAGIQNGAKGFLLKDVSLAELVDAIRTVSQGGSIVKPAVTQRLLKGLENMQTDFSALDRPDPLTDRETEILRLMAGGYSNKEIANSLGVAEGTVKNHVSNILSKLGVRDRTRAVLKAFELGFV
- a CDS encoding sensor histidine kinase, which translates into the protein MNPLAQGQPRRSMSFFKREHRPIELLRYAGLFIWFCAGMPLLMPGLLYEDPLPLSHYLAWWAMYLVFGGVYWRYLRQLPARPALPMRLACLVTLTALAFGASWISVTSIGGVMLLVVAGLLPWLLAPVPAAIWLVGQNVVLAWVLALMPQLPFADAAINAAVFLAVSLFIFIGSVASVRQGQSRDELRKVNHELMATQALLAQNTRIAERVRISRELHDLVGHHLTALTLNLEVVTHLVEGKALEHVQQAHSLAKLLLADVREVVSDMRQSDQVDLADALRTLVEGVPKPRIHLDLPSSTVQVDPQRAQVLLRCVQEIITNSVRHARARNLWIRLSTSSDGLAMSARDDGRGTSRLERGNGLKGMSERLLALGGKLEIESARGAGFTLHAWLPMEG
- a CDS encoding class I SAM-dependent methyltransferase; this translates as MNRFFASARNRVLPAFAGAIVMLSANAAWAGNDRLDTVLAAQPEDVQARYVYRHPAETLAFFGIEPGMTVVEALPGGGWYSKILVPYLGPDGTLVGANYDQDIWPLFGFFDDAFIATMSTWVDDWPEEAGDWVDDGAAVQAFELGSLPDDMAGSADAVLMIRALHNMQRFQDQGGFLDAALADTLAVLKPGGIVGVVQHEARPERSDEFADGSHGYLKKADVIALFEQAGFEFVAESDINQNPADQPGETDIVWRLPPSFNGTGEDPEARAAMQAIGESNRMTLKFRKPE